A stretch of DNA from Curtobacterium sp. MCBD17_035:
CACGCCATGCAGGACGTGCCGAACACGACGGGTGCGTCGAGCAACCTGTCCGCCGCGCAGCCCTACCTGGCCGTCCGTGTCGACCGCGCGAAGGCGGCCGCGGCGGGCCTCACCGAGACCCAGGTCGGCGGGATCGTCGCGGCATCGGTGTCGCCGCAGGACAAGGGGACGGTCGAGTTCGGCGACCAGACGCTCGACGTGTACATCGAGAACCCGCACCCGCCGACCAGCGCGCAGGCCCTGCGCGACCTGTCGATCCCGACTGCCGCAGGTGCCGTGCCGCTGTCGTCCGTCGCCACGGTCGACCAGTCGAACGGGCCGACCACGGTCACGACCTCGAACGCGGTGCGCACGGCGACGATCACGGTCACGCCGTCGGCGACGAACCTCGGCGCCGCGACGCAGTCCGTGACCGACGCCGTGGACGGCCTCCACCTGTCGAAGGGTGCTGAGGCCTCCATCGGCGGTGTCGCATCGAGCCAGTCGTCGGCGTTCCGACAGCTCCTCCTCGCCGCGCTCATCGCGATCCTCATCGTCTACGTCGTGATGGTGGCGACCTTCCGCAGCCTGCTCCAGCCGCTCCTCCTGCTGGTGTCGATCCCGTTCGCGGCGACCGGCGCGATCCTGCTGCAGGTGGCGTCGGGGATCCCGATCGGCGTCGCGTCGCTCATCGGCGTGCTCATGCTCGTCGGCATCGTCGTGACGAACGCGATCGTGCTCATCGACCTCGTCAACCAGTACCGGCGACGGGGGTTGCGCGTCCGGGAGGCGCTCGTGGAGGGCGCGGCCCGACGTCTCCGGCCGATCCTGATGACGGCACTCGCCACGATCTTCGCGCTCGTGCCGATGGCGGTGGGCATCACCGGACACAACGGGTTCATCTCGCAGCCGCTCGCGCTCGTCGTGATCGGAGGCCTCGTGTCGTCGACGCTCCTGACCCTCGTGGTCCTCCCGGCGCTCTACTACGTGGTCGAGCGTCGGCGGGAACGGTTCACGGACGTGCGGACGAGCGTGCCCGTGTCGGTCCCCGGTGCGCGGGAGGCCCACCACCCGCGGCACTGACCCCCGACCGAGCGGCACCCGCTCTCGGGACTGTCACAGGGTGCTCCCACCGCCGACACTGGTGGTCGTGACCATCCGCGACGTCCCGAGAGCCCAGCGCGCGACCACCGAGTGGTCCGGGATGACGTACATCCACACCGCTGCGGAGCTGCTGCTCGGCATCTCGTTCATCGTCACCGTGGTGTTCGCCGCGCTCGGTGTGGTCGAGCACCACCGCTCGATCGTCGCGGAGGTCGCGGCGATCGCGTTCATCTGCTCCCTCGCCGCCGTGCTCCTCGACTGGGTCACCGCGACCGACGAGGACCCGCGCGGCTGGGACTGACACCTTCCCACGGAAGCGGCCCCGTTCCTCCCGGGAGGAGCGGGGCCGTCGTCATGTCCCTGTCGGGCGTCAGCCGAGTCGGCGACGGAAGTACGCGACGACCCGTTCGCTCATCGCGCGGTCGAGCTGCGCGATCGAGTGCGCGGTGCCGCGGACCTCGACGAGGGTCACGGGGACGCCGTGCCGTCGCAGGGCGCGCGCCAGGTGCTGCGACTCCCACAGCGGGATGAACTCGTGGGTGCTGTGCCCGATGAAGAAGGGCGGGGTCTGCGCGGTCACGTCGTCGACGGGGGAGGCCCGCCGCGCCGCCGGACAGTCGGCGTAGCGGGTGCATCCCAGGTAGAGCAGCTGTTTCCGAGCGAACGACGGCGTCACGCCGCCGGCGCCCGTGGAGGCCGCCGTCAGGTCCGAGGGCCCGCTCAGCTCCGCGACGGCCCGGATCCGGTCCCCGCTCGCGTACGCGGTCGACGCGTGGTCCTGCACCGCGAGCATCGCGGCGAGGTTCCCGCCGGCGCTCCCGCCGAACACCCCCACGCGTTCCCGGTCGACGCGGAACCGGGTGAGCGTCGTCGCGCGGAACACCCAGTCGAGGGCCCGCCGGACGTCGTCGAGTCCGGCGGGGAACGGATCCGTCGGCGCCAGGCGGTAGTCGACGTCGAACACCACGAAGCCCTGGGACGCGAAGTACTCGCACACCGCGTGGTAGGCCGCGGTCGCCTTGTCACCGTGTGACCAGCTGCCGCCGTGGATCATCATGACGGCAGGGCGGTCGGTGGTGCCCTGTCCCGCCTGCGCGCCGACCCCGCCACCCGGCAGGGGAGCAGCGGTCGCGGTCGCCGCGGCGGCCTCGTGCCCGGCGGGCAGGCAGACGTCGAGGCGCTGCAGCCGGTCCTCGCCGTACGCGACGTCGGACACGGTCCGGACGTCCGGGTACCGCAGCGACAGCGGGTAGATCACCGGTCCCGCGTCGACCGTGGCGTTCGTGTCGCCGGTGGGGCCCTGGACGCATCCGGTGAGCACGAGCACGAGCGCGAGCACGAGCGCGACCGTGGTGAGGGCCGGGAGCCGTCGGTGGTCCCCGACGCGTGCGACACCGCGGGCGTGACGGCGCTGACGGACGGGAGACGGCATCGCGCCCAACCTATCGGGAGCATCCGTGCGGGGCTGGCGTCCCTCTGGGTTCGCGACTAATGTAGGTAGGTCAGCTCTCGACAGCGCGGCATGTGGCCGCGACGGGTGTGTGTGTCTCGAGGGCTGGAGTCACGTCGATCACGACGGGACGGACCCCCTCCCCGCACTTCGATCCGGCCGACGGCGCCTCGGGTCCTGCGGCATGTCTGCACGCCGGAAAGAACTCGCATGTCCCCCTTCAAGAAGGGCGCGCCCTCGCGCGCCGACAACACCGCCCGCCACGCGAACGGCACCCCTGCCTCGCGGAGCCCGAAGCACCGCGGCTACCGTGCCGAGGAGCCGTCCGCTGGTCGCCAGAAGGCGCGGTGGGATGCGGCGGAGCGCCGCGACCGCGCCGCGTCCGGAGAGCGCTCCGGCCGCCCGAACTGGGAGCCGCGCAGCAACGACGACGACCGCAGCCGCGGGCGGTTCCCGCGCGACGACCGGCGCGGTGCGCGGTCGTCCGACCGGGACGACCGCGGCGGCCGGTCGTACGACCGGAGCGACCGGGGCGGCCGCTCGTACGACCGGAGCGACCGGCCGCAGCGTCCCAACGACCGAGATGACCGTGGCGGCCGTTCGTACGACCGGAGCGACCGGAGCGACCGGCCGCAGCGCTCGTACGACCGGAACGACCGGCCGCAGCGTTCGTTCGATCGGAACGACCGGAGCGACCGGCCGCAGCGTCCCAACGACCGAGATGACCGTGGCGGCCGTTCGTACGACCGGAGCGACCGGCCGCAGCGGTCGTACGACCGGGATGACCGTGGTGGACGTTCGTTCGACCGGAGCGACCGGAGCGACCGGCCGCAGCGTTCGTTCGATCGGAACGACCGGAGCGACCGGCCGCAGCGTTCGTTCGATCGGAACGACCGGAGCGACCGGCCGCAGCGTTCGTTCGACCGGAGCGACCGGCCGCAGCGTTCGTTCGATCGGAACGACCGGAGCGACCGGCCGCAGCGTTCGTTCGACCGGAGCGACCGGCCGCAGCGCTCGTACGACCGGGACGACCGGCCGCAGCGTTCGTTCGACCGGAACGACCGGCCGCAGCGTTCGTTCGACCGCGATGACCGGACCGGCCGCACCCCGCGGGTCGCAGAGCGCTCGGGCCGCCACTTCGGCGATGCCCGTGAGGACCGTGCCGCTTACGTGCCCGCGGACGACGTCAAGCTCGAGAAGCTCCAGGCCGAGGCCACCGTCGCCGCGGACGTCGAGGGCGTGACCTTCGGCGACCTCGGCATCGGCTCCAACATCGTGCGGGTGCTCGCGGAGCTCGGCGCGGATCGTCCGTTCCCGATCCAGGCCGCGACGATCCCGGACGTCCTCGCCGGCAAGGACGTGCTCGGTCGAGGCCGCACGGGCTCCGGCAAGACGATCGCGTTCGGCGCGCCCCTCGTCGAGAAGCTCATGGAGAACGGTGGGGGCAAGAACCGCCGGATGGGCCGCAACCCCCGTGCGCTCATCCTGGCGCCGACGCGCGAGCTGGCGCTGCAGATCGACCGCACCGTCCAGCCGATCGCCCGTGCGGTGGGCCTGTTCACGACCCAGATCTACGGCGGGGTGCCGCAGGGCCGTCAGGTGGGCGCGCTGCAGCGCGGTGTCGACATCATCGTGGGCACGCCGGGTCGCATCGAGGACCTCATGGAGCAGGGGCGCCTCGACCTCAGCGAGGTCGTCGTCACCGTGCTCGACGAAGCCGACCACATGTGCGACCTCGGGTTCCTCGAGCCCGTCCGGCGCATCCTCCAGGCGACCGCCGACGTCACGCCGACCGGTGCGCGCGCGCAGAAGCTGCTGTTCAGCGCGACGCTCGACACCCAGGTCGCGGCGCTCGTCGACGAGTTCCTCGTCGAGCCGTCCGTGCACGAGGTCCTCGGCGAGGACCAGGCGTCCTCGACGATCGACCACCAGGTCCTCGTCGTCGAGCAGCGCGAGAAGGACCGCGTCATCGAGGAACTCGCGAGCGGCGACGGCAAGACCGTGGTGTTCGCGCGGACCCGTGCCTACGCCGAGCGTCTGGCCGACCAGCTCGAGGACGCCGGCATCCGGGCGACGAGCCTGCACGGCGACCTCAACCAGTCCCGACGCACCCGGAACCTGTCGCTCCTGACGAGCGGCCGGGTGAACGTCCTGGTCGCCACGGACGTCGCGGCGCGCGGCATCCACGTCGACGACGTCTCGCTCGTCATCCAGGCGGACCTGCCGGACGAGTACAAGACGTACACACACCGCGCCGGCCGCACCGGCCGTGCCGGCAAGGAGGGCACCGTCGTGACCCTCGTCACGCGGAACCGCGTCCGGAAGATGGAGGGCATGCTCGAGCGCGCCGAGATCGACGCCCCGATGACGCCCGTCGCTCCCGGCGACGCGCTCGTCACGGAGCTCGCCCAGCGCTGACGCCGGGCGCGATCACGGACGGGAGGGACGGTGCGGGGTGACCCGCGCCGTCCCTCCCGTCGTTCCCCACCTGCGCGTCAGGACACGAAGAAGAGGAGCCCGCGGACGTACCCGGCCTGTCCAGCGTGCTGGACGCAGTCGTCGAGGATGCTGACGAGGCGGGCGCCGGCGGTCACGGGCGGGTCCCATGCCTCGTCGACCACGGCGTCGAGGTCCTCGGGTGCGAGGCCCCGGACGTACTCGAGTGTCCGGGCGGTGGTCGCGCGGAGGTAACCGAGCAGCAGGTCGGACGATGCGCGGACCCGTCCGACGTCGTCGCGGGACATGCCGTACCCCAGCGCGTCGGCCGGGAACGGCAGGCCGAACCGGTCGTACCAGCCGTCGCTCGTCCACACCTGCTCGCTGCCGGTGAGGTCGGCGATCTGCGCGTCCTGCCCGCGGGCGATGTGCCAGGCGAGCCAGGCGAGCGTGTTCGCACCGGCGGCGGGCCGAGCGGCGAGCTGGTCCTCCGACAGGTTCCGGACGGCGCGTTCGACGGTCTCGGGGACGCGGGCGAACGCTTCGGCGAGGAGTTCTGCTGGTGTCATGTCCGCCACGCTAGCCCCGGGCGCCGACGGTGGACGGGCGGACCCGGGACGCTGTGGAGGATCAGCCCGCGGCGTGGACCGCGTCCGGGCAGCCGTCGGCGCTGGCGCACTCGCCCAGGCGCGCGGCGACCTGCTCGAACGCCCGCGCGAGCGGGACGAGGTACTCGGTGGGGATCCCGGACTCGAACGCCGCGCGGTAGACGACCCCGATCTGCTCGGCGGTCTCGGCCCCCGTCGCCGTGAGTTGCAGGAGGACGCTCCGCCGGTCCTCCGGGTTCGGGCGTCGCTCGATGTGTCCGCGGTCGACCAGGCGGTCGACGAGGTTCGTGGTGGCACCGGTCGAGAGTGCGAGGTACTCGCTCGCCTGCTTCGGGGTGACGCCGGCCTCCGCGACCGAGAGGAAGAACACGAAGCGCACGTCCGTGGCGTTGAGTCCGCGCGCGGCGCTCTCGCGGGTCAGCACGCGGGCGTGGTGCACCTGCATGAGGCGGTACGCGTTGAGCACGCGGGAGAGTGCCGACGCGTCCGCGTCCGCGTCCGTGCCCGGGGCCCTGTCCGTGGCCGTGGTGGTGGTGTCCGTCATGTCGTCCCTGATCGTCGGCGGCGCCGAGCGTGCTCCCGCCGGCACTCCATCCTCGCTCGGCGCATCTCGATCAGCAAGTATCTTGATAATCAAGCCATGTCCCCAGCAGTGGGGGTATGGCTCGGGTTGTAAGCAGCACGACGGCAAAGTAACTTGATGGTCGTACCAAATTCCGCATCTCGAACCACATCGCAAGGAGTACCGTCATGCCCCGCGTCAGCCCCCGCACCGCCCGTGTCGCCGCCTGGATCGCCATCCCCGCCGCCTTGATCGCCTCCGGCGTCGTCGTCTCCACCGCCTCGTACTCGGCCTTCTCCGCCACGACGGTGAACCCCACCAGCAACTGGACCGCCGGGACCGTCGCCCTCTCGGACGACGACGCGAACACCGCACTCTTCTCGGCCACGAACCTCAAGCCGGGTTCGACCGGCTCGAACTGCATCACGGTCACCTCGACGGGCTCGCTCGCTTCGGCCGTCAAGCTCTACGGCACGAGCGCGGCCACCACGAACGGGCTCTCGTCCTACGTGAACATCTCGGTCCAGCAGGGCACCGGCGGCGGCTTCGGCAGCTGCACGGGCTTCACCCCCTCGAGCACCAACGGCACGCTCTACACGGGCACGCTCGCGAACTTCGCGTCCTCGTACACGAACTACAGCAACGGCCTCGGCACCTGGACCCCGACCGGCTCCGCCTCGGAGTCGCGCGTCTACCAGGTCACCTACACGGTCTCGTCGACCACCCCGAACTCGGCGCAGGCCGGCACGGCGGCGCTCGGCCTCACCTGGGAGGCCCAGAACAGCTGAGCCCCCACCTCCTGACCGCCCGTGACGGCGAGCGGTCAGGACCGGCGGGACCGGGCGCGCCCCCACTGCGCCCGGTCCCGCCGACACCACCACCGTCGACCGGGAGGCACGACCTCCCACCCAGCACCGCCCACCAGCCCGACCCACCGCCAGCGGTACCGTCCCCGAGGAACGAGTCATGACCACGACCAACATCGCCATCCCGGCCCCCGCCGCGGTGCCCGCGGTGCGCGTGGACCGGCTCCGTGACCTGCGCGACTGGAACCGCCTGGTCATCGCCACCGTCGCACGCGGCGTCATCGCCACCATCCTCGGCATGGCGCTCTGGGCCGTGGCACCGGCCGTGATCGGCTGGCACCCCACCACCGTCATGACGGGTTCGATGGAGCCGCGCCTCCAGCCGGGCGACGTCGTCGTCTCGAAGCCGGTCGCGCCGACCTCCCTCCACCTCGGTCAGGTCCTGCTGTACGACGACCCCGACCAGCCCGGCGAGCTCCGTCTCCACCGCTTCCACAAGGCGGGCGAGGACGGCCAGATCATCACCAAGGGCGACGCCAACCCGCAGGCGGACTCCACGCCGATCACACGCAGCGCCGTCCACGGTGTCGGGTTCATCCGCGTGCCGTACATCGGGATGCCCGTCATGTGGCTCCGCGACGGTGAGTGGAAGAAGGTCGTGATCCTCGTCCTCGCGCTCACCGCCATGGCGTTCCTGTCCACGATCGACGCACCGCTCCGTCGCGGCCCCGTCGTCGCCGCGACGGACGACGACGAAGCCGGGGAGGGCCTCCCGGACGACGTCGACGACCTGCTCATCCCCGTCCTCGTCGACGAGGACGAGGACGAGGACGACGACGCGGACGTGCCGTCCGGTGCCCCCGCGGCACAGGGCCGGGAGGGACGTCGCCGTCTCCCCGCTCGCCTGTTCGCCCTCATCGTCGGCTCGGCCGTCGTGCTCGCCGCCGTCGGGACCGGACTGCTCCTGCCGAGCAAGGCCGAGGCCGCGCCCTTCGGCGCCATGACCTCCACGAGCGCGTCCTTCGGGGCCGCTTCGTCGTTCTCCTGCCTCGGTCGCACCGTGACCTACTCGCCGACGATCGACTACGCGTTCAACGCGGCGTCGGGCACGAGCGAGACCGACCTCGGTTCCAGCGGCACGACGGCCACGCTGTCGAGCGGTGTCACCCGCGTCGCCGGCACGTGCGGTTCGAGCCCGTACGTCACGCTCGACGGCGCGACCGGTCAGGTCACCTCGACGTCCACCACCAAGATCACCGCCCCCTCCGTGTTCACGGTCGAGGCGTGGATCCGGACCTCCACCGCCGCGGGCAAGGTCATCGGCTTCGGCAACAGCCAGACGGGCAGCTCGAGCGCGTACGACCGACAGCTGTACATCAACTCGGCGGGCGACGTCTCGTTCAGCGTCTACAACAGCGGCAACATCACGCTCACGTCGACCAAGACGGTGACGGACGGCCGGTGGCACCACGTGGTCGGCACGATGTCGTCGAGCGGCATGGTCCTCTACGTCGACGGCGTCAGCGTCGCCACGAACACGAACACCGCTGCCGAGCCCGACTCCGGCTGGTGGCGCATCGGGTACGACAACCTGAGCGGCTGGCAGAACGCGCCCACGAGCAACTACTACAAGGGCGACCTCGACGACGTCGCGGTCTACAACTCGGCCCTGTCGGCTGCCCAGGTCAGCGCGCTCTACTCCGCCGGCCGCTGATCCTCCCAGACCCCCGCGGTGCACGGTGTCCCTGACCGGCACCGTGACCGCGGGCCCCACAGCCCGGCGTAGCCGGCGATGTCCGCGGTGCCCGCTACCGTGACGTGGTCCGGACGCTCCGGGCGCAGCGGCGGAGGGGGCACATGCGGATCCTGCACACGGGGGACTGGCACCTCGGGCGGACACTGCTCGGCGCGGACCTGCTCGACCACCAGGCGGCCTTCCTGGACCACCTCGTCGATCTCGTGCAGGAGCACGCGGTGGACCTGGTCGTCGTCGCGGGCGACGTCTACGACCGGGCGGTCCCACCCGTGCCCGCCGTCCGCATGCTGTCCCGCGTGCTGGAGCGACTGAGCGCCCTCGCCCCCGTCGTCGTGACGCCCGGCAACCACGACTCCGCCGTGCGCCTCGGCTTCGGCGCCGGCGTGATGGCGCAACGGGTCCGGATCCTCGCCGAGGTCGAGCGGCTGCACGAGCCGGTCCTCCTGGACGACGACCACGGCACGGTCGCCGTCTACGGGGTGCCCTACCTCGCGCCGGACATGGTGCGCCATGCGCTCGCGGCCGATCCCGACGCGCCGCTCGCACGCTCGCACGAGGCCGTCGTCCGTGCCGCACTCGACCGGGTCCGCGCCGACCTCGGTCGCCGTCCCGGTGTCCGGAGCGTCGTGGTCGCGCACGCGTTCGTCGGCGGCGGCGCACCGAGCGAGAGCGAGCAGGACATCCGCGTGGGCGGTGTCGACCGCGTGCCCGCGGGCGTGTTCGACGGCATCGACTACGTCGCTCTCGGGCACCTGCACGGCCCTCAGCGGGTCGGCGACGCCGACCGCATCCGGTACGCCGGTTCGCCGCTCGCGTTCTCGTTCGGCGAGCGGCACCAGCGCAAGTCGGTGACCCTCGTGGAGCTCGGTGCGGACGGCGGTGTGTCCGTCGAGTTGCTCCCCGCACCCGTGCCGCGGCGGCTCGTCGACGTCCGGGCGACGATGGCCGAGATCGAGCAGGGGGCGGCCGCCGAGCACGCCGATGCCTGGGTCCGTGTGAGCGTCACCGACACCGTGCATCCGGATCGCATGTACGCGCGGGTGAAGGACCGGTTCCCCCACGCCCTGTCGATCCTCCACGAGCCCGCGGGCGGTGTCACCGATCGCACCGCCGCGACCGTCACCGCCGCGTCGGACCCGGTCGAGGTCGCGGCCGACTTCGTGGCGTTCGCGACCGGTGGCCCGGCGACCGAGGCCGAGACCGCCGTGTTGCGCGACGCGTACGAGGCCGCCCTCGCCGCCGGAGGGGAGCGCTGATGTACCTGCACCACCTCCGTCTCGCCGCCATCGGTCCGTACGCCGAGACGGTCGACATCGACTTCGCGGCGCTCGGGGCCTCGGGTGTGTTCCTGCTGGAAGGGCCGACGGGCGCGGGCAAGTCGACGATCATCGACGCCGTCGTGTTCGCCCTCTACGGGTCGCTCGCGGGCGAGGGTGCGAGCAAGGACCGCCTCCACAGCCACCACGCCGAGGCCGGGGTCGAGCCATTCGTCGAGCTCGTGTTCGAGACCGCGGCAGGGGTCCACCGGGTCCGGCGCACCCCCGCCCACGACCGCCCGAAGAAGAGCGGAGGCGGCACGACGCGGCAGAACGCGTCGGCCCGCCTGTGGCGGCTGGCCGCGCCCGGGGACGACGTCGGGGAACCCCTGTCGATCGCGACGCAAGAGGTCGGCGCCGAGGTCCAGCGCATCATCGGGCTCGACCGCGCCCAGTTCGTGCAGACCGTCGTGCTGCCGCAGGGGGAGTTCGCCCGCTTCCTGCGCGCTCCCGGTGAGGACCGTCGTGCACTGCTGCAGTCGCTGTTCGGCACCGACGTGTACGAGCGCACGACCGAGGAACTCGTCGCTCGCCGCCGTGCGGCCGCCGCGGCGGTCGAGCGTGCGGACGCCGCCGTGCACGACGCGCTCAACCGCCTCGCCGAGGCGGCGGGCCTCGAGACCGTCGACGAGCTCGCGTCCGATGCCGTGGTCGCCGAGGTCACCGCCGCCGCGCACGAGGCGACCACGGCCCGGGACGCCGCTGCGGGTGCCGCCGCGCGCGCTCGCGCCGACCTGGCGGACGCGGAACGCCGGGCGCGGTCACTCCGGCGCCGGGCGGACCTGCTCGGCCGACAGGCCGCGCTGTCGGACCGCGCGGAGCAGGTCGCCGGTGCCCGGGCCCGGCTCGAGCTCGCGGAACGGGCCGGCCGCGTGCTCGGCCTGGTCGTCGGCCTCGACACCGCCCGCACGCGTGCGGAGCGTCGCGGCGCGGACCTCGCGCGGGTCGTCGCCGAGCACCGGGACGCCCTCACACGCCACACCGTCGGGGTGGGCGCCGGAGCCGGTGGCGCGCCGCTGGACGCGGACGGCAGCGTGTTCGAGGACCTCGAGTCGATGCCGGCGGTCGACACCACCGCGCTCGCCGCGCACGCCGCCGCGCTCCGCGACGTCGTCGCGGGTGTGCGGCACGCCGTCGCGCTCGAGCGCGATCTGCCGGCCCGACGCGCCGCCCTCGCCACGGCCCGCGCCGAGCTCGCCCGCGCCGAGGAGCGCCGCGCCGCGCTCGAACCCCTCCTCGACGCCCGGCCCGCCGAACGGCTCGCGCTCGTCACGATCTCCCGCGCGGCCGCGGACCGGGCCGCCGACGGAC
This window harbors:
- a CDS encoding alpha/beta hydrolase — translated: MPSPVRQRRHARGVARVGDHRRLPALTTVALVLALVLVLTGCVQGPTGDTNATVDAGPVIYPLSLRYPDVRTVSDVAYGEDRLQRLDVCLPAGHEAAAATATAAPLPGGGVGAQAGQGTTDRPAVMMIHGGSWSHGDKATAAYHAVCEYFASQGFVVFDVDYRLAPTDPFPAGLDDVRRALDWVFRATTLTRFRVDRERVGVFGGSAGGNLAAMLAVQDHASTAYASGDRIRAVAELSGPSDLTAASTGAGGVTPSFARKQLLYLGCTRYADCPAARRASPVDDVTAQTPPFFIGHSTHEFIPLWESQHLARALRRHGVPVTLVEVRGTAHSIAQLDRAMSERVVAYFRRRLG
- a CDS encoding DEAD/DEAH box helicase → MSPFKKGAPSRADNTARHANGTPASRSPKHRGYRAEEPSAGRQKARWDAAERRDRAASGERSGRPNWEPRSNDDDRSRGRFPRDDRRGARSSDRDDRGGRSYDRSDRGGRSYDRSDRPQRPNDRDDRGGRSYDRSDRSDRPQRSYDRNDRPQRSFDRNDRSDRPQRPNDRDDRGGRSYDRSDRPQRSYDRDDRGGRSFDRSDRSDRPQRSFDRNDRSDRPQRSFDRNDRSDRPQRSFDRSDRPQRSFDRNDRSDRPQRSFDRSDRPQRSYDRDDRPQRSFDRNDRPQRSFDRDDRTGRTPRVAERSGRHFGDAREDRAAYVPADDVKLEKLQAEATVAADVEGVTFGDLGIGSNIVRVLAELGADRPFPIQAATIPDVLAGKDVLGRGRTGSGKTIAFGAPLVEKLMENGGGKNRRMGRNPRALILAPTRELALQIDRTVQPIARAVGLFTTQIYGGVPQGRQVGALQRGVDIIVGTPGRIEDLMEQGRLDLSEVVVTVLDEADHMCDLGFLEPVRRILQATADVTPTGARAQKLLFSATLDTQVAALVDEFLVEPSVHEVLGEDQASSTIDHQVLVVEQREKDRVIEELASGDGKTVVFARTRAYAERLADQLEDAGIRATSLHGDLNQSRRTRNLSLLTSGRVNVLVATDVAARGIHVDDVSLVIQADLPDEYKTYTHRAGRTGRAGKEGTVVTLVTRNRVRKMEGMLERAEIDAPMTPVAPGDALVTELAQR
- a CDS encoding DinB family protein, translating into MTPAELLAEAFARVPETVERAVRNLSEDQLAARPAAGANTLAWLAWHIARGQDAQIADLTGSEQVWTSDGWYDRFGLPFPADALGYGMSRDDVGRVRASSDLLLGYLRATTARTLEYVRGLAPEDLDAVVDEAWDPPVTAGARLVSILDDCVQHAGQAGYVRGLLFFVS
- a CDS encoding MarR family transcriptional regulator, producing MTDTTTTATDRAPGTDADADASALSRVLNAYRLMQVHHARVLTRESAARGLNATDVRFVFFLSVAEAGVTPKQASEYLALSTGATTNLVDRLVDRGHIERRPNPEDRRSVLLQLTATGAETAEQIGVVYRAAFESGIPTEYLVPLARAFEQVAARLGECASADGCPDAVHAAG
- a CDS encoding signal peptidase I, whose translation is MTTTNIAIPAPAAVPAVRVDRLRDLRDWNRLVIATVARGVIATILGMALWAVAPAVIGWHPTTVMTGSMEPRLQPGDVVVSKPVAPTSLHLGQVLLYDDPDQPGELRLHRFHKAGEDGQIITKGDANPQADSTPITRSAVHGVGFIRVPYIGMPVMWLRDGEWKKVVILVLALTAMAFLSTIDAPLRRGPVVAATDDDEAGEGLPDDVDDLLIPVLVDEDEDEDDDADVPSGAPAAQGREGRRRLPARLFALIVGSAVVLAAVGTGLLLPSKAEAAPFGAMTSTSASFGAASSFSCLGRTVTYSPTIDYAFNAASGTSETDLGSSGTTATLSSGVTRVAGTCGSSPYVTLDGATGQVTSTSTTKITAPSVFTVEAWIRTSTAAGKVIGFGNSQTGSSSAYDRQLYINSAGDVSFSVYNSGNITLTSTKTVTDGRWHHVVGTMSSSGMVLYVDGVSVATNTNTAAEPDSGWWRIGYDNLSGWQNAPTSNYYKGDLDDVAVYNSALSAAQVSALYSAGR
- a CDS encoding exonuclease SbcCD subunit D C-terminal domain-containing protein — protein: MRILHTGDWHLGRTLLGADLLDHQAAFLDHLVDLVQEHAVDLVVVAGDVYDRAVPPVPAVRMLSRVLERLSALAPVVVTPGNHDSAVRLGFGAGVMAQRVRILAEVERLHEPVLLDDDHGTVAVYGVPYLAPDMVRHALAADPDAPLARSHEAVVRAALDRVRADLGRRPGVRSVVVAHAFVGGGAPSESEQDIRVGGVDRVPAGVFDGIDYVALGHLHGPQRVGDADRIRYAGSPLAFSFGERHQRKSVTLVELGADGGVSVELLPAPVPRRLVDVRATMAEIEQGAAAEHADAWVRVSVTDTVHPDRMYARVKDRFPHALSILHEPAGGVTDRTAATVTAASDPVEVAADFVAFATGGPATEAETAVLRDAYEAALAAGGER